One segment of Thunnus thynnus chromosome 19, fThuThy2.1, whole genome shotgun sequence DNA contains the following:
- the setd1ba gene encoding histone-lysine N-methyltransferase SETD1B-A isoform X5 gives MSKPGERNRLNEDHGRKQSSSLANGMDSHPGCGSAEKRSHHWRSYKLIIDPALRKGSHKLYRYDGQTFSMPNPGMPPVDMLRDPRIGRLWTKYKETDLPVPKFKIDECYIGPVPPKEVTFARLNDNIREGFLTDMCKKYGEIEQVEILYNPKNKKHLGIAKVVFETVKAAKVAVQSLHNTSVMGNIIHVELDPKGENRLRYFQLLMNGSYTPRTLPVGGEEAREVSPRSLAEALLACEPIRRLSESSVSAVGGTLPPSSSTTPLSLETGYSSLRQDTPQSQGTPHTPRQTGTPFSQDSNYSSRQSTPAYQSSRPESSGGYKSRRHESKFQDAYNRRPERPQYRSNMYRSTTSEQAPFKQHQLTPPEPPPSTPSFTYTAPPPATPNFKSAFSPYQAPLPPAFPPSEPAFNHPAQREGEYLRPPQPPLAAATDFLPVKERPETPPIPEPPPEPVPHPTTPPPQTPEHCPSPGSPTLDPERNSLDSRIEMLLKEKRTKLPFLAERDSDTEVRMEGSPISSSSSQLSPIPPYTSGSQGGQQNSRPSSTGLEDISPTPLPDSEDEEPIPGTASLIKRIRSPVHEKMGNSDLKDGHYRGHTPTDKMETAHQSSGEDMEISDDEMPGTPITSGDCGKGIVVNSAVSPMQTIPMPPPGFPPLPHQASFSIPHHHLPPHSAVPGHPAHLAGHPGVPHHMLPPMGPYPPSMMPLVQMELMNCLRWEQWSTVPMSFQMQQQMLSRMAQTRGPYPYPHFVDSGASGPFAGPYAPLSMGATPAGGAGAPGQQWQHPSVPKFNPTVPPPGYETKKEDPHKATVDGVLLVIVKELKAIMKRDLNRKMVEVVAFRAFDDWWDKKERSAKASLTPVKGAEGKEEERPKPKETMGSSLLENWNKGEGLGYEAMGLGISLRGAIRLPSFKVKRKDPPEAAAAGDNKRARPSTPVDDELEDEDRDRDPAELPSDDSKMDGDGASAKRRHSRPLELDSEGEEEVDTSGKEEESLTDREEEPDETAAADGMSTGKSDDEEGDDEDEGDSSSESASSDSSDEEGESSDSSKASSDSSAESDDSSEYELSTEEEDEEGAARVDMEDDGKVAKTSSSSSSSTSSSSDEEDGEADTRPPSPPAGPVPEDKEDHRSREELSSKHRRRPPSPEEAEMEDLKPPSPKGIPVIERDISVDGNIPVVKSEPLEHVANLRPPTPTGALPDSDQETKTKALPLHRKISSESLDDRPLFKEPPISALPNQALSSGTELSASVPEDLPAGLTVDVPVPSDTAPSKRKPGRPKGKKTLAVSAADESLDLSSEPSTLPDDAHHLSMQMKSPDHPSLDFREREVEPQTILPTSDGFLSYEDEAPVAVKPARRARRGWEELLLDSLSPVPTPHRPYFTPRSEFEEMTILYDIWDEGIDDEDIRLLQITYDKMLQQDNGNDWLNDTLWVNHPSTNNPRVKKKRRDDGMRDHMTGCARSEGYYKIDKKDKIKYLQSTRLQSEEPPVDTQGMSIPAQVHASTRAGSERRSEQRRLLSSFACDSDLLKFNQLKFRKKKIRFCKSHIHDWGLFAMEPIAADEMVIEYVGQNIRQVIADMREKRYEEEGIGSSYMFRVDHDTIIDATKCGNFARFINHSCNPNCYAKVITVESQKKIVIYSRQPINVNEEITYDYKFPIEDEKIPCLCGAENCRGTLN, from the exons ATGTCCAAGCCAGGGGAGAGGAACAGATTGAACGAAGACCATGGCAGAAAGCAGAGTTCAA GTTTGGCGAACGGCATGGACAGTCATCCCGGCTGCGGCTCGGCGGAGAAGCGGAGTCACCACTGGAGAAGTTACAAGTTGATCATCGACCCGGCGCTGAGGAAGGGGTCGCACAAACTGTACCGCTACGATGGACAGACTTTCAGCATGCCT AACCCCGGGATGCCACCGGTGGACATGCTCCGGGACCCGAGGATCGGCCGTCTCTGGACTAAGTACAAAGAGACGGACCTGCCGGTGCCCAAATTTAAG ATCGATGAGTGTTATATCGGCCCCGTGCCTCCAAAGGAGGTGACATTCGCCAGGCTGAACGACAACATCAGGGAAGGATTTCTTACCGACATGTGCAAGAAATATGGAGAAATCGAGCAGGTGGAGATCCTTTATAATCCGAAGAACAAGAAGCACCTGGGAATTGCCAAGGTTGTTTTTGAGACCGTAAAAGCCGCCAAGGTGGCCGTACAGTCGCTCCACAACACGTCTGTTATGGGAAACATCATCCACGTGGAGCTGGACCCGAAAG GTGAGAATCGCCTCCGATACTTCCAGCTCCTGATGAATGGCAGCTACACTCCACGGACTCTGCCTGTTGGTGGAGAGGAAGCCAGAGAAGTTTCTCCTCGTAGCCTGGCAGAAGCCTTACTG GCCTGTGAGCCCATCCGCAGGTTGTCGGAGAGCAGCGTGTCTGCTGTTGGAGGGACATTGCCGCCCAGCAGCTCCACCACTCCACTGTCCTTGGAGACGGGTTACTCCAGCCTAAGGCAGGACACACCCCAGTCCCAGGGAACCCCACATACCCCGCGCCAGACAGGTACGCCCTTCTCTCAAGACTCCAACTACTCCAGTCGGCAGTCCACGCCTGCGTACCAGTCCAGCCGGCCCGAGAGCTCCGGAGGTTACAAATCCCGGAGACACGAGAGTAAGTTCCAGGATGCGTACAATCGCAGACCGGAGAGGCCTCAGTACCGCAGCAACATGTATCGAAGTACGACGTCTGAGCAAGCTCCCTTCAAACAGCACCAACTCACCCCACCTGAGCCTCCACCTTCCACCCCTTCCTTCACCTACACAGCACCTCCCCCTGCTACACCTAACTTCAAGTCCGCCTTCTCGCCCTACCAGGCTCCTTTGCCCCCCGCTTTCCCCCCATCAGAGCCAGCTTTCAATCACCCAGCCCAAAGGGAGGGTGAGTACCTCCGACCCCCGCAGCCGCCTCTGGCAGCTGCCACGGACTTTTTGCCCGTCAAGGAGCGACCGGAAACTCCTCCGATCCCCGAGCCCCCACCGGAGCCCGTGCCCCATCCAACCACCCCTCCTCCTCAAACGCCAGAGCACTGCCCATCACCTGGCTCCCCCACGCTGGATCCAGAGCGCAATAGCCTGGATTCTCGCATTGAGATGCTCCTCAAGGAGAAAAGGACAAAACTGCCTTTCTTGGCGGAGCGAGACTCGGACACTGAGGTGCGAATGGAGGGGAGTCCCatctcctcctcgtcctctcaGCTATCCCCAATTCCCCCTTACACGTCTGGCTCTCAAGGCGGCCAGCAAAATTCCCGTCCCTCTAGCACAGGCTTGGAGGATATCAGTCCGACCCCACTGCCAGACTCGGAAGATGAAGAGCCGATTCCCGGAACTGCCTCCCTGATCAAGAGAATCAGATCTCCGGTCCACGAGAAGATGGGCAACAGTGACCTCAAAGACGGACATTATCGAGGCCACACTCCCACTGATAAAATGGAGACA GCTCATCAGTCGTCAGGAGAAGACATGGAAATCTCCGACGATGAGATGCCCGGGACTCCGATCACCAGCGGGGACTGCGGCAAAGGCATCGTTGTAAACTCTGCGGTGTCCCCGATGCAGACCATTCCCATGCCTCCTCCCGGCTTCCCCCCTCTACCGCACCAGGCCAGCTTCTCCATCCCACATCACCACCTGCCCCCTCACTCTGCCGTCCCAGGACATCCTGCTCACCTGGCCGGCCATCCTGGAGTGCCTCACCACATGCTGCCACCCATGGGTCCTTACCCTCCTAGCATGATGCCGCTGGTGCAAATGGAGCTGATGAACTGCTTGCGGTGGGAACAGTGGAGCACGGTTCCCATGTCCttccagatgcagcagcagatgcTGAGTCGCATGGCACAGACCAGAGGGCCCTATCCTTATCCGCATTTCGTGGATAGTGGTGCATCTGGGCCATTTGCAGGACCCTACGCACCTCTGTCTATGGGTGCTACACCTGCTGGTGGTGCAGGGGCGCCCGGGCAACAGTGGCAACATCCCAGTGTGCCGAAGTTTAACCCTACTGTTCCTCCTCCTGGGTATGAGACCAAAAAGGAGGATCCCCACAAGGCCACTGTTGACGGAGTGCTGCTGGTCATTGTCAAAGAGCTGAAGGCCATCATGAAGAGGGACCTCAACCGGAAAATGGTGGAGGTGGTGGCTTTTAGAGCCTTTGATGACTGGTGGGATAAAAAGGAACGCTCAGCAAAG GCGTCTTTGACTCCGGTGAAGGGTGcggaggggaaggaggaggaaagacCCAAACCCAAAGAGACGATGGGTTCAAGTCTGCTGGAGAACTGGAACAAGGGCGAGGGACTGGGCTACGAGGCAATGGGCCTGGGAATCAGTTTGAGAGGAGCCATCCGATTGCCCTCCTTCAAG GTGAAGAGGAAGGACCCACCTGAGGCCGCAGCCGCAGGGGACAACAAACGAGCCCGGCCCTCCACTCCAGTGGATGACGAGCTGGAGGATGAAG ACCGGGACCGAGACCCAGCTGAGCTCCCCTCGGACGACTCCAAAATGGACGGCGACGGTGCATCAGCAAAGCGTAGACACTCACGGCCACTTGAGCTGGACAgcgaaggagaggaggaggtggacaCGTCGGGGAAGGAGGAAGAGTCGCTCACCGACAGGGAGGAGGAACCTGATGAAACGGCAGCTGCGGACGGGATGTCGACAGGAAAA agtgatgatgaggagggtgatgatgaagatgagggaGACTCATCCAGTGAGAGTGCGTCCTCAGATTCGTCTGATGAAG AAGGCGAGAGCTCAGACTCCTCCAAGGCCAGCTCCGACTCCTCGGCGGAAAGCGACGACTCCTCGGAGTACGAGTTAAGCACggaagaggaggacgaagaGGGGGCAGCGAGAGTAGACATGGAGGATGATGGCAAAGTGGCCAAGACTTCCTCATCTTCTTCGTCCTCCACATCATCATCTTCCGATGAAGAGGACGGGGAGGCTGATACCAGGCCACCAAGCCCGCCTGCAGGCCCGGTTCCAGAGGATAAAGAGGACcacaggagcagagaggagctgagCAGCAAGCACAGACGCAGACCTCCGAGCCCTGAGGAAGCGGAGATGGAGGACCTGAAACCGCCATCGCCTAAAGGCATCCCAG tcATAGAGCGAGACATCAGCGTTGATGGCAACATTCCTGTAGTGAAGTCCGAACCTCTGGAGCATGTAGCGAACCTTCGGCCACCCACTCCAACGGGCGCCCTGCCTGACAGTGACCAGGAGACAAAAACCAAAG CACTGCCTCTTCACAGGAAAATATCCTCCGAGAGCCTGGACGACAGACCACTTTTTAAGGAGCCGCCCATCAGCGCCTTGCCAAACCAGGCCCTGTCATCCGGCACAGAGCTTTCAGCCAGTGTCCCCGAAGACCTGCCCGCTGGCCTCACTGTGGACGTCCCTGTGCCGTCTGACACTGCCCCATCAAAGAGGAAACCCGGACGACCCAAAGGCAAAAAGACTCTGGCTGTCTCAGCAGCTGATGAGTCTTTGGATCTCTCATCTGAGCCCTCCACTCTGCCTGACGATGCACACCATCTATCCATGCAAATGAAGTCCCCCGACCACCCGAGCCTGGACTTCCGGGAAAGAGAGGTGGAGCCTCAGACAATCCTGCCCACCTCAGACGGCTTCCTGTCCTATGAGGATGAGGCACCTGTGGCTGTAAAGCCTGCTCGGAGGGCACGGCGAGGCtgggaggagctgctgctggacaGCCTGTCCCCCGTCCCCACGCCTCACCGGCCCTACTTCACCCCACGCTCCGAGTTCGAGGAGATGACCATCCTTTACGACATCTGGGACGAAGGCATAGATGATGAGGACATTCGGCTTCTGCAGATCACTTACGACAAGATGCTTCAGCAGGATAACGGCAACGACTGGCTCAACGACACGCTCTGGGTCAACCATCCTT CTACCAACAACCCGAGagtgaagaaaaagaggagagacgACGGCATGAGGGATCACATGACTGGCTGTGCCAGAAGCGAGGGATACTACAAGATCGACAAGAAGGACAAGATCAAGTACCTTCAGAGCACACGGCTGCAGTCGGAGGAGCCGCCTGTcgacacacag GGTATGAGTATTCCTGCACAGGTCCACGCCTCTACCAGAGCGGGCTCGGAGCGGCGGTCGGAGCAGAGGCGTTTGCTGTCCTCTTTCGCATGTGACAGCGACCTGTTGAAGTTCAACCAGCTGAAG ttccGTAAGAAGAAGATCAGGTTCTGCAAGTCGCACATCCACGACTGGGGTCTGTTTGCTATGGAGCCCATTGCTGCTGATGAAATGGTCATCGAGTACGTGGGACAGAAcatcagacag GTGATTGCGGACATGCGGGAGAAGCGCTACGAAGAGGAGGGTATCGGAAGCAGCTACATGTTCCGCGTTGACCACGACACCATCATAGACGCCACGAAGTGTGGCAACTTCGCCCGTTTCATCAACCACAGCTGCAAT cccAACTGTTATGCAAAGGTCATCACAGTGGAGTCTCAGAAGAAGATCGTGATCTACTCCAGGCAGCCCATTAACGTCAACGAGGAGATCACGTACGACTACAAGTTCCCGATAGAGGACGAGAAGATCCCCTGTTTGTGTGGGGCGGAGAACTGTAGGGGAACGCTCAATTAA
- the setd1ba gene encoding histone-lysine N-methyltransferase SETD1B-A isoform X4: MSKPGERNRLNEDHGRKQSSSLANGMDSHPGCGSAEKRSHHWRSYKLIIDPALRKGSHKLYRYDGQTFSMPNPGMPPVDMLRDPRIGRLWTKYKETDLPVPKFKIDECYIGPVPPKEVTFARLNDNIREGFLTDMCKKYGEIEQVEILYNPKNKKHLGIAKVVFETVKAAKVAVQSLHNTSVMGNIIHVELDPKGENRLRYFQLLMNGSYTPRTLPVGGEEAREVSPRSLAEALLACEPIRRLSESSVSAVGGTLPPSSSTTPLSLETGYSSLRQDTPQSQGTPHTPRQTGTPFSQDSNYSSRQSTPAYQSSRPESSGGYKSRRHESKFQDAYNRRPERPQYRSNMYRSTTSEQAPFKQHQLTPPEPPPSTPSFTYTAPPPATPNFKSAFSPYQAPLPPAFPPSEPAFNHPAQREGEYLRPPQPPLAAATDFLPVKERPETPPIPEPPPEPVPHPTTPPPQTPEHCPSPGSPTLDPERNSLDSRIEMLLKEKRTKLPFLAERDSDTEVRMEGSPISSSSSQLSPIPPYTSGSQGGQQNSRPSSTGLEDISPTPLPDSEDEEPIPGTASLIKRIRSPVHEKMGNSDLKDGHYRGHTPTDKMETAHQSSGEDMEISDDEMPGTPITSGDCGKGIVVNSAVSPMQTIPMPPPGFPPLPHQASFSIPHHHLPPHSAVPGHPAHLAGHPGVPHHMLPPMGPYPPSMMPLVQMELMNCLRWEQWSTVPMSFQMQQQMLSRMAQTRGPYPYPHFVDSGASGPFAGPYAPLSMGATPAGGAGAPGQQWQHPSVPKFNPTVPPPGYETKKEDPHKATVDGVLLVIVKELKAIMKRDLNRKMVEVVAFRAFDDWWDKKERSAKASLTPVKGAEGKEEERPKPKETMGSSLLENWNKGEGLGYEAMGLGISLRGAIRLPSFKVKRKDPPEAAAAGDNKRARPSTPVDDELEDEDRDRDPAELPSDDSKMDGDGASAKRRHSRPLELDSEGEEEVDTSGKEEESLTDREEEPDETAAADGMSTGKSDDEEGDDEDEGDSSSESASSDSSDEEGESSDSSKASSDSSAESDDSSEYELSTEEEDEEGAARVDMEDDGKVAKTSSSSSSSTSSSSDEEDGEADTRPPSPPAGPVPEDKEDHRSREELSSKHRRRPPSPEEAEMEDLKPPSPKGIPVIERDISVDGNIPVVKSEPLEHVANLRPPTPTGALPDSDQETKTKGKAEPEEVACTPARLAPPHIDSNTPVPKSASASVMHLPLPPQLAVEGRSLLHPPPGPLPDLPQRPRLPTDEDIPRTPGRDLMERARSLGKSQSTDTVPITPGSDAPLTGSSLLLSSPHIPALPLHRKISSESLDDRPLFKEPPISALPNQALSSGTELSASVPEDLPAGLTVDVPVPSDTAPSKRKPGRPKGKKTLAVSAADESLDLSSEPSTLPDDAHHLSMQMKSPDHPSLDFREREVEPQTILPTSDGFLSYEDEAPVAVKPARRARRGWEELLLDSLSPVPTPHRPYFTPRSEFEEMTILYDIWDEGIDDEDIRLLQITYDKMLQQDNGNDWLNDTLWVNHPSTNNPRVKKKRRDDGMRDHMTGCARSEGYYKIDKKDKIKYLQSTRLQSEEPPVDTQGMSIPAQVHASTRAGSERRSEQRRLLSSFACDSDLLKFNQLKFRKKKIRFCKSHIHDWGLFAMEPIAADEMVIEYVGQNIRQVIADMREKRYEEEGIGSSYMFRVDHDTIIDATKCGNFARFINHSCNPNCYAKVITVESQKKIVIYSRQPINVNEEITYDYKFPIEDEKIPCLCGAENCRGTLN; encoded by the exons ATGTCCAAGCCAGGGGAGAGGAACAGATTGAACGAAGACCATGGCAGAAAGCAGAGTTCAA GTTTGGCGAACGGCATGGACAGTCATCCCGGCTGCGGCTCGGCGGAGAAGCGGAGTCACCACTGGAGAAGTTACAAGTTGATCATCGACCCGGCGCTGAGGAAGGGGTCGCACAAACTGTACCGCTACGATGGACAGACTTTCAGCATGCCT AACCCCGGGATGCCACCGGTGGACATGCTCCGGGACCCGAGGATCGGCCGTCTCTGGACTAAGTACAAAGAGACGGACCTGCCGGTGCCCAAATTTAAG ATCGATGAGTGTTATATCGGCCCCGTGCCTCCAAAGGAGGTGACATTCGCCAGGCTGAACGACAACATCAGGGAAGGATTTCTTACCGACATGTGCAAGAAATATGGAGAAATCGAGCAGGTGGAGATCCTTTATAATCCGAAGAACAAGAAGCACCTGGGAATTGCCAAGGTTGTTTTTGAGACCGTAAAAGCCGCCAAGGTGGCCGTACAGTCGCTCCACAACACGTCTGTTATGGGAAACATCATCCACGTGGAGCTGGACCCGAAAG GTGAGAATCGCCTCCGATACTTCCAGCTCCTGATGAATGGCAGCTACACTCCACGGACTCTGCCTGTTGGTGGAGAGGAAGCCAGAGAAGTTTCTCCTCGTAGCCTGGCAGAAGCCTTACTG GCCTGTGAGCCCATCCGCAGGTTGTCGGAGAGCAGCGTGTCTGCTGTTGGAGGGACATTGCCGCCCAGCAGCTCCACCACTCCACTGTCCTTGGAGACGGGTTACTCCAGCCTAAGGCAGGACACACCCCAGTCCCAGGGAACCCCACATACCCCGCGCCAGACAGGTACGCCCTTCTCTCAAGACTCCAACTACTCCAGTCGGCAGTCCACGCCTGCGTACCAGTCCAGCCGGCCCGAGAGCTCCGGAGGTTACAAATCCCGGAGACACGAGAGTAAGTTCCAGGATGCGTACAATCGCAGACCGGAGAGGCCTCAGTACCGCAGCAACATGTATCGAAGTACGACGTCTGAGCAAGCTCCCTTCAAACAGCACCAACTCACCCCACCTGAGCCTCCACCTTCCACCCCTTCCTTCACCTACACAGCACCTCCCCCTGCTACACCTAACTTCAAGTCCGCCTTCTCGCCCTACCAGGCTCCTTTGCCCCCCGCTTTCCCCCCATCAGAGCCAGCTTTCAATCACCCAGCCCAAAGGGAGGGTGAGTACCTCCGACCCCCGCAGCCGCCTCTGGCAGCTGCCACGGACTTTTTGCCCGTCAAGGAGCGACCGGAAACTCCTCCGATCCCCGAGCCCCCACCGGAGCCCGTGCCCCATCCAACCACCCCTCCTCCTCAAACGCCAGAGCACTGCCCATCACCTGGCTCCCCCACGCTGGATCCAGAGCGCAATAGCCTGGATTCTCGCATTGAGATGCTCCTCAAGGAGAAAAGGACAAAACTGCCTTTCTTGGCGGAGCGAGACTCGGACACTGAGGTGCGAATGGAGGGGAGTCCCatctcctcctcgtcctctcaGCTATCCCCAATTCCCCCTTACACGTCTGGCTCTCAAGGCGGCCAGCAAAATTCCCGTCCCTCTAGCACAGGCTTGGAGGATATCAGTCCGACCCCACTGCCAGACTCGGAAGATGAAGAGCCGATTCCCGGAACTGCCTCCCTGATCAAGAGAATCAGATCTCCGGTCCACGAGAAGATGGGCAACAGTGACCTCAAAGACGGACATTATCGAGGCCACACTCCCACTGATAAAATGGAGACA GCTCATCAGTCGTCAGGAGAAGACATGGAAATCTCCGACGATGAGATGCCCGGGACTCCGATCACCAGCGGGGACTGCGGCAAAGGCATCGTTGTAAACTCTGCGGTGTCCCCGATGCAGACCATTCCCATGCCTCCTCCCGGCTTCCCCCCTCTACCGCACCAGGCCAGCTTCTCCATCCCACATCACCACCTGCCCCCTCACTCTGCCGTCCCAGGACATCCTGCTCACCTGGCCGGCCATCCTGGAGTGCCTCACCACATGCTGCCACCCATGGGTCCTTACCCTCCTAGCATGATGCCGCTGGTGCAAATGGAGCTGATGAACTGCTTGCGGTGGGAACAGTGGAGCACGGTTCCCATGTCCttccagatgcagcagcagatgcTGAGTCGCATGGCACAGACCAGAGGGCCCTATCCTTATCCGCATTTCGTGGATAGTGGTGCATCTGGGCCATTTGCAGGACCCTACGCACCTCTGTCTATGGGTGCTACACCTGCTGGTGGTGCAGGGGCGCCCGGGCAACAGTGGCAACATCCCAGTGTGCCGAAGTTTAACCCTACTGTTCCTCCTCCTGGGTATGAGACCAAAAAGGAGGATCCCCACAAGGCCACTGTTGACGGAGTGCTGCTGGTCATTGTCAAAGAGCTGAAGGCCATCATGAAGAGGGACCTCAACCGGAAAATGGTGGAGGTGGTGGCTTTTAGAGCCTTTGATGACTGGTGGGATAAAAAGGAACGCTCAGCAAAG GCGTCTTTGACTCCGGTGAAGGGTGcggaggggaaggaggaggaaagacCCAAACCCAAAGAGACGATGGGTTCAAGTCTGCTGGAGAACTGGAACAAGGGCGAGGGACTGGGCTACGAGGCAATGGGCCTGGGAATCAGTTTGAGAGGAGCCATCCGATTGCCCTCCTTCAAG GTGAAGAGGAAGGACCCACCTGAGGCCGCAGCCGCAGGGGACAACAAACGAGCCCGGCCCTCCACTCCAGTGGATGACGAGCTGGAGGATGAAG ACCGGGACCGAGACCCAGCTGAGCTCCCCTCGGACGACTCCAAAATGGACGGCGACGGTGCATCAGCAAAGCGTAGACACTCACGGCCACTTGAGCTGGACAgcgaaggagaggaggaggtggacaCGTCGGGGAAGGAGGAAGAGTCGCTCACCGACAGGGAGGAGGAACCTGATGAAACGGCAGCTGCGGACGGGATGTCGACAGGAAAA agtgatgatgaggagggtgatgatgaagatgagggaGACTCATCCAGTGAGAGTGCGTCCTCAGATTCGTCTGATGAAG AAGGCGAGAGCTCAGACTCCTCCAAGGCCAGCTCCGACTCCTCGGCGGAAAGCGACGACTCCTCGGAGTACGAGTTAAGCACggaagaggaggacgaagaGGGGGCAGCGAGAGTAGACATGGAGGATGATGGCAAAGTGGCCAAGACTTCCTCATCTTCTTCGTCCTCCACATCATCATCTTCCGATGAAGAGGACGGGGAGGCTGATACCAGGCCACCAAGCCCGCCTGCAGGCCCGGTTCCAGAGGATAAAGAGGACcacaggagcagagaggagctgagCAGCAAGCACAGACGCAGACCTCCGAGCCCTGAGGAAGCGGAGATGGAGGACCTGAAACCGCCATCGCCTAAAGGCATCCCAG tcATAGAGCGAGACATCAGCGTTGATGGCAACATTCCTGTAGTGAAGTCCGAACCTCTGGAGCATGTAGCGAACCTTCGGCCACCCACTCCAACGGGCGCCCTGCCTGACAGTGACCAGGAGACAAAAACCAAAGGTAAAGCCGAGCCTGAGGAAGTAGCCTGCACCCCTGCCCGATTAGCCCCACCCCACATAGATTCAAACACACCTGTCCCCAAATCCGCCTCTGCATCTGTAATGCACCTCCCTCTCCCGCCTCAACTGGCAGTAGAAGGTCGCTCCCTCCTTCATCCACCCCCAGGTCCTCTACCTGACCTCCCTCAGCGACCCCGACTCCCTACAGATGAGGATATCCCTCGCACGCCGGGCAGGGACCTGATGGAGCGCGCCCGGAGTCTGGGCAAGTCCCAGAGTACGGACACGGTGCCCATCACACCCGGCAGCGATGCCCCGCTGACGGGCAGCAGCCTGTTGCTTAGCTCCCCTCACATCCCTG CACTGCCTCTTCACAGGAAAATATCCTCCGAGAGCCTGGACGACAGACCACTTTTTAAGGAGCCGCCCATCAGCGCCTTGCCAAACCAGGCCCTGTCATCCGGCACAGAGCTTTCAGCCAGTGTCCCCGAAGACCTGCCCGCTGGCCTCACTGTGGACGTCCCTGTGCCGTCTGACACTGCCCCATCAAAGAGGAAACCCGGACGACCCAAAGGCAAAAAGACTCTGGCTGTCTCAGCAGCTGATGAGTCTTTGGATCTCTCATCTGAGCCCTCCACTCTGCCTGACGATGCACACCATCTATCCATGCAAATGAAGTCCCCCGACCACCCGAGCCTGGACTTCCGGGAAAGAGAGGTGGAGCCTCAGACAATCCTGCCCACCTCAGACGGCTTCCTGTCCTATGAGGATGAGGCACCTGTGGCTGTAAAGCCTGCTCGGAGGGCACGGCGAGGCtgggaggagctgctgctggacaGCCTGTCCCCCGTCCCCACGCCTCACCGGCCCTACTTCACCCCACGCTCCGAGTTCGAGGAGATGACCATCCTTTACGACATCTGGGACGAAGGCATAGATGATGAGGACATTCGGCTTCTGCAGATCACTTACGACAAGATGCTTCAGCAGGATAACGGCAACGACTGGCTCAACGACACGCTCTGGGTCAACCATCCTT CTACCAACAACCCGAGagtgaagaaaaagaggagagacgACGGCATGAGGGATCACATGACTGGCTGTGCCAGAAGCGAGGGATACTACAAGATCGACAAGAAGGACAAGATCAAGTACCTTCAGAGCACACGGCTGCAGTCGGAGGAGCCGCCTGTcgacacacag GGTATGAGTATTCCTGCACAGGTCCACGCCTCTACCAGAGCGGGCTCGGAGCGGCGGTCGGAGCAGAGGCGTTTGCTGTCCTCTTTCGCATGTGACAGCGACCTGTTGAAGTTCAACCAGCTGAAG ttccGTAAGAAGAAGATCAGGTTCTGCAAGTCGCACATCCACGACTGGGGTCTGTTTGCTATGGAGCCCATTGCTGCTGATGAAATGGTCATCGAGTACGTGGGACAGAAcatcagacag GTGATTGCGGACATGCGGGAGAAGCGCTACGAAGAGGAGGGTATCGGAAGCAGCTACATGTTCCGCGTTGACCACGACACCATCATAGACGCCACGAAGTGTGGCAACTTCGCCCGTTTCATCAACCACAGCTGCAAT cccAACTGTTATGCAAAGGTCATCACAGTGGAGTCTCAGAAGAAGATCGTGATCTACTCCAGGCAGCCCATTAACGTCAACGAGGAGATCACGTACGACTACAAGTTCCCGATAGAGGACGAGAAGATCCCCTGTTTGTGTGGGGCGGAGAACTGTAGGGGAACGCTCAATTAA